From a single Apium graveolens cultivar Ventura chromosome 2, ASM990537v1, whole genome shotgun sequence genomic region:
- the LOC141705386 gene encoding putative pectinesterase 8 has product MKPISFFSALVVALLAAIASNHLITFSPILTLERFCNTDLASLQSFILSNLSPYSSFIPVSCRHHHWRHDDTKEKKSPCDDFPSNFPPPDTNTTSTFCVDSRGCCNFTTVQAAVNAVENFSQKRNILWINSGIYFEKIVVPKTKPNITFQGQGFTSTAIVWNDTANSSNGTFYSGSVQVFGANFIAKNISFMNVAPIPRPGDVGAQAVAIRISGDQAAFWGCGFFGAQDTLHDDRGRHYFKDCYIQGSIDFIFGNAKSFYESCQLTSMANPVLPGQKVINGAVTAQGRASADENSGFAFVNCSLGGNGRIWLGRAWRPFSKVVFAYSTMSDIIAPEGWNDFNDPTRDQNIFYGEYMCTGGGANMTLRASYAQRLNETQASPFLNASFIDADQWLQPFSL; this is encoded by the exons ATGAAACCTATAAGCTTTTTCTCAGCTTTGGTAGTTGCCTTATTGGCAGCTATTGCATCCAATCATCTTATAACTTTCAGTCCCATATTGACACTCGAACGTTTCTGTAATACTGATCTCGCCTCCCTGCAATCGTTCATTCTGTCGAATCTAAGTCCTTATAGCAGCTTTATACCTGTAAGCTGCAGACATCACCACTGGCGACACGATGATACTAAAGAAAAGAAATCTCCGTGTGATGATTTCCCATCAAATTTTCCGCCTCCAGATACTAATACGACCTCTACTTTCTGCGTTGATAGTAGAGGCTGCTGTAATTTCACTACAGTACAGGCTGCAGTTAATGCTGTTGAAAATTTTAGCCAGAAAAGAAACATACTGTGGATAAACTCTGGTATTTATTT TGAGAAAATTGTAGTACCGAAAACAAAACCAAACATCACATTCCAAGGACAAGGATTTACGTCGACAGCAATCGTATGGAATGACACAGCCAATTCCTCAAACGGCACATTTTACAGCGGCTCTGTTCAAGTATTTGGAGCCAATTTCATTGCTAAAAACATAAGCTTTATG AATGTAGCGCCAATTCCCCGGCCAGGTGATGTTGGAGCACAAGCGGTAGCCATCAGAATATCAGGAGATCAAGCTGCTTTCTGGGGATGTGGATTCTTTGGAGCTCAGGACACTCTTCATGATGATCGAGGTCGCCATTACTTCAAGGATTGTTATATTCAAGGCTCCATAGATTTCATCTTTGGCAATGCAAAGTCATTTTATGAG AGTTGCCAGTTAACATCAATGGCTAACCCGGTGCTACCCGGACAAAAGGTGATAAATGGAGCAGTGACAGCACAAGGGCGAGCTTCAGCAGACGAAAACAGTGGTTTCGCATTCGTCAACTGCAGCTTAGGTGGAAACGGCAGAATATGGCTTGGTCGAGCATGGCGCCCCTTCTCGAAAGTCGTGTTTGCGTACTCTACAATGTCTGATATCATAGCTCCTGAGGGTTGGAATGACTTCAATGATCCTACCAGAGACCA GAACATATTTTACGGAGAGTATATGTGCACAGGAGGAGGAGCTAACATGACACTTAGAGCCTCTTATGCCCAGAGGCTTAACGAGACCCAAGCTTCTCCTTTTCTTAATGCATCTTTCATTGATGCTGATCAGTGGCTTCAACCCTTTTCCTTGTAG